A stretch of the Musa acuminata AAA Group cultivar baxijiao chromosome BXJ2-7, Cavendish_Baxijiao_AAA, whole genome shotgun sequence genome encodes the following:
- the LOC103992177 gene encoding transcription factor MYB1 isoform X2, whose product MQTVDNLLLTDYVHHWDNGGGDTSFEGLVRMAGLSRCARSCRLRWLNYLRPDIKRGNISHEEEDLIIRLHNLLGNRWSLIAGRLPGRTDNEIKNYWNTVLKKKVQGQSVDMHSGKDEHMNGKSQETIRCPKFGNSTGRNDPPSFPQHGENKFGESLVDGDFFSETSFLAPEDCDLFNPLMDSNHEELCPRHLLDLNFFEIFESNLPKEHETLWWW is encoded by the exons ATGCAAACAGTGGACAATCTACTACTTACAGACTATGTCCACCATTGGGACAATGGCGGTGGTGACACAAGCTTTGAAGGACTAGTGAGAATGGCAG GCCTAAGTCGATGTGCAAGAAGCTGCCGGCTCCGCTGGCTGAATTATCTGCGTCCTGATATTAAGAGGGGGAACATATCCCATGAAGAAGAGGACCTTATCATCAGGCTTCATAATCTCTTGGGAAATAG GTGGTCTTTGATAGCCGGAAGACTACCTGGTCGAACAGACAATGAAATCAAGAACTATTGGAACACAGTCCTAAAGAAGAAGGTACAAGGTCAGTCAGTCGACATGCATTCAGGCAAAGATGAGCATATGAACGGCAAGAGCCAAGAAACGATCAGATGCCCGAAATTTGGGAATTCAACTGGCCGCAACGACCCTCCCTCTTTTCCTCAGCATGGGGAAAACAAGTTCGGAGAGTCGCTGGTCGACGGAGATTTCTTTTCAGAAACTTCTTTCTTAGCACCCGAAGATTGTGACCTATTTAATCCACTGATGGATTCCAACCATGAGGAGCTTTGTCCAAGACACCTTCTGGACCTGAACTTCTTTGAAATCTTTGAGAGCAATctcccaaaagaacatgaaacttTGTGGTGGTGGTGA
- the LOC103992177 gene encoding transcription factor MYB1 isoform X1 has product MRRNPCSSKEGFNKGSWSATEDKILTDYIRAHGEGRWGKVPKGAGLSRCARSCRLRWLNYLRPDIKRGNISHEEEDLIIRLHNLLGNRWSLIAGRLPGRTDNEIKNYWNTVLKKKVQGQSVDMHSGKDEHMNGKSQETIRCPKFGNSTGRNDPPSFPQHGENKFGESLVDGDFFSETSFLAPEDCDLFNPLMDSNHEELCPRHLLDLNFFEIFESNLPKEHETLWWW; this is encoded by the exons ATGCGTAGAAACCCATGTTCCTCCAAGGAGGGCTTTAACAAGGGGTCTTGGAGTGCCACTGAGGACAAGATCCTGACAGACTACATCAGAGCTCATGGAGAAGGGAGGTGGGGGAAGGTTCCCAAAGGAGCAG GCCTAAGTCGATGTGCAAGAAGCTGCCGGCTCCGCTGGCTGAATTATCTGCGTCCTGATATTAAGAGGGGGAACATATCCCATGAAGAAGAGGACCTTATCATCAGGCTTCATAATCTCTTGGGAAATAG GTGGTCTTTGATAGCCGGAAGACTACCTGGTCGAACAGACAATGAAATCAAGAACTATTGGAACACAGTCCTAAAGAAGAAGGTACAAGGTCAGTCAGTCGACATGCATTCAGGCAAAGATGAGCATATGAACGGCAAGAGCCAAGAAACGATCAGATGCCCGAAATTTGGGAATTCAACTGGCCGCAACGACCCTCCCTCTTTTCCTCAGCATGGGGAAAACAAGTTCGGAGAGTCGCTGGTCGACGGAGATTTCTTTTCAGAAACTTCTTTCTTAGCACCCGAAGATTGTGACCTATTTAATCCACTGATGGATTCCAACCATGAGGAGCTTTGTCCAAGACACCTTCTGGACCTGAACTTCTTTGAAATCTTTGAGAGCAATctcccaaaagaacatgaaacttTGTGGTGGTGGTGA
- the LOC103992177 gene encoding transcription factor MYB1 isoform X3, which produces MEKGGGGRFPKEQVLSSLSRCARSCRLRWLNYLRPDIKRGNISHEEEDLIIRLHNLLGNRWSLIAGRLPGRTDNEIKNYWNTVLKKKVQGQSVDMHSGKDEHMNGKSQETIRCPKFGNSTGRNDPPSFPQHGENKFGESLVDGDFFSETSFLAPEDCDLFNPLMDSNHEELCPRHLLDLNFFEIFESNLPKEHETLWWW; this is translated from the exons ATGGAGAAGGGAGGTGGGGGAAGGTTCCCAAAGGAGCAGGTTCTTTCAA GCCTAAGTCGATGTGCAAGAAGCTGCCGGCTCCGCTGGCTGAATTATCTGCGTCCTGATATTAAGAGGGGGAACATATCCCATGAAGAAGAGGACCTTATCATCAGGCTTCATAATCTCTTGGGAAATAG GTGGTCTTTGATAGCCGGAAGACTACCTGGTCGAACAGACAATGAAATCAAGAACTATTGGAACACAGTCCTAAAGAAGAAGGTACAAGGTCAGTCAGTCGACATGCATTCAGGCAAAGATGAGCATATGAACGGCAAGAGCCAAGAAACGATCAGATGCCCGAAATTTGGGAATTCAACTGGCCGCAACGACCCTCCCTCTTTTCCTCAGCATGGGGAAAACAAGTTCGGAGAGTCGCTGGTCGACGGAGATTTCTTTTCAGAAACTTCTTTCTTAGCACCCGAAGATTGTGACCTATTTAATCCACTGATGGATTCCAACCATGAGGAGCTTTGTCCAAGACACCTTCTGGACCTGAACTTCTTTGAAATCTTTGAGAGCAATctcccaaaagaacatgaaacttTGTGGTGGTGGTGA
- the LOC135616230 gene encoding transcription factor MYB1-like — protein MGRSSCCSREKLKKGAWSAVEDKVLRDYIRVHGEGKWGKVPKKAGLNRCPRSCRLRWLNYLRPDIKRGNISDEEEDLIIRLHNLLGNRWSLIAGRLPGRTDNEIKNYWNTVLKKKLQAQPVASTATTVLHSDRDGAATLKNEKEAEASTQCSQDRAASRHQQSGRSVQNVHCNRFNSSAPAVGDLHSDGSSMAAEECDLFDILKGLDTEELCSRYLLELDFFQLLGSTVPQDTRDWCGGGGGGDSYVFFDDRLLLEGAISDTWIGGEHI, from the exons ATGGGTAGAAGCTCATGCTGCTCCAGGGAGAAACTCAAGAAGGGGGCTTGGAGCGCCGTCGAGGACAAGGTGCTCCGTGACTACATCAGAGTTCATGGCGAGGGCAAGTGGGGAAAGGTCCCCAAGAAAGCAG GGCTGAATCGGTGTCCCCGGAGCTGCCGGCTGCGGTGGCTGAATTATCTGCGGCCGGATATTAAGAGGGGGAACATATCCGATGAAGAGGAAGACCTCATCATCAGACTCCATAATCTCTTGGGAAACAG GTGGTCTCTCATAGCCGGAAGACTACCGGGTCGAacagacaacgagatcaagaactactggaacaccgtCCTGAAGAAGAAGCTGCAGGCTCAGCCGGTTGCGTCGACGGCAACCACCGTCCTGCACTCGGACCGGGATGGAGCCGCGACCCTCAAGAACGAGAAAGAGGCCGAGGCTTCAACGCAGTGCAGCCAGGACCGCGCCGCGAGCCGTCATCAGCAATCGGGCAGGAGCGTGCAGAATGTTCATTGCAATCGGTTCAACTCGTCGGCGCCGGCGGTCGGAGACCTCCATTCCGATGGTTCTTCCATGGCGGCCGAAGAGTGCGATCTGTTTGACATACTCAAAGGTCTCGATACCGAGGAGCTCTGCTCGAGGTATCTTCTGGAACTAGACTTCTTCCAGCTCCTTGGGAGCACTGTCCCACAGGACACGAGAGACtggtgtggtggtggtggtggtggtgactcCTATGTGTTCTTCGATGATAGATTGCTCCTCGAGGGTGCTATTTCTGATACTTGGATTGGTGGCGAGCACATCTGA
- the LOC135617545 gene encoding small ribosomal subunit protein uS3x-like, which translates to MATQMSKKRKFVADGVFFAELNEVLTRELAEDGYSGVEVRVTPMRTEIIIRATRTQNVLGEKGRRIRELTSVVQKRFNFPENGVELYAEKVNNRGLCAIAQAESLRYKLLGGLAVRRACYGVLRFVMESGAKGCEVIVSGKLRAQRAKSMKFKDGYMISSGQPVNEYIDSAVRHVLLRQGVLGIKVKIMLDWDPKGKQGPTTPLPDLVTIHPPKDEEEYVRPAPPVAPEIAAV; encoded by the exons ATGGCGACCCAGATGAGTAAGAAGCGAAAG TTTGTGGCGGATGGGGTGTTCTTCGCGGAGCTGAACGAGGTCCTGACGAGGGAGCTTGCGGAGGATGGCTATTCGGGTGTGGAAGTTAGGGTCACGCCCATGCGTACTGAGATCATTATACGGGCGACGCGCACCCAGAACGTTCTTG gcgagaagggaaggagaattaGGGAACTGACATCAGTGGTGCAGAAAAGATTCAACTTTCCGGAGAATGGCGTTGAGCTGTACGCCGAGAAGGTGAACAATAGGGGTCTCTGTGCCATTGCTCAGGCTGAATCTCTCCGTTACAAGCTTCTTGGCGGCCTTGCTGTTAGGAG GGCATGTTATGGTGTCCTGAGGTTTGTCATGGAGAGTGGTGCAAAGGGGTGTGAG GTAATTGTAAGTGGAAAACTTAGGGCTCAGCGAGCTAAGTCGATGAAATTCAAGGATGGTTACATGATTTCTTCTGGTCAGCCGGTCAATGAATATATTGACTCAGCGGTGAGGCATGTGCTCCTAAGACAG GGTGTTCTTGGAATCAAGGTAAAAATTATGTTGGATTGGGATCCAAAGGGAAAGCAAGGTCCTACTACCCCTCTTCCGGATCTCGTCACCATTCATCCACCAAAGGATGAAGAAGAATACGTTAGGCCAGCACCACCAGTGGCTCCAGAGATTGCTGCCGTATGA
- the LOC135617544 gene encoding uncharacterized protein LOC135617544 — MGTLVGHVAPGFGFLVIGLWHLFNHIKLHSMHPNSYCSPPWFPTSRLRHLELYLIIFGSLASISMELVIGPEKHNPFDDDGTIPSNHLHNFEHASISLALLIYASFAIVFDRVKPRLRDEMTMLLAAAAFGQQLLMFHLHSADHMGMEGQYHWLLQTVIVVSLATALLGVALPRSFLVSFVRSVSIAFQGVWFVVMGFMLWTPSLIPKGCFMNLEEGHMVVRCHTDAALHRAKSLVNLQFSWYMAAMAVFSMLLFLFLSKVYPEEPQYLPLLKEEEEEDLESQKKLMESGSFVHMGKRLRSIELER; from the coding sequence ATGGGCACTTTGGTGGGTCACGTGGCACCAGGGTTTGGGTTCCTGGTGATTGGGCTGTGGCACCTCTTCAACCACATCAAGCTGCACTCCATGCACCCCAACTCCTACTGTTCCCCTCCATGGTTCCCCACATCTAGGCTCAGGCACCTTGAGCTCTACCTCATCATCTTTGGCAGCCTGGCTTCCATCTCCATGGAGCTGGTCATCGGCCCGGAGAAGCACAACCCCTTCGACGACGACGGCACCATCCCCTCCAACCACCTGCACAACTTCGAGCACGCCTCCATCTCCCTCGCCCTCCTCATCTACGCCTCCTTCGCAATCGTCTTTGACCGCGTCAAGCCGAGGCTCCGCGACGAGATGACCATGctcctcgccgccgccgccttcgGGCAGCAGCTGCTCATGTTCCACCTCCACTCCGCCGACCATATGGGCATGGAGGGGCAGTACCACTGGCTGCTGCAGACCGTCATCGTGGTGTCGCTCGCCACCGCCCTCCTCGGCGTCGCCCTGCCGCGGAGCTTCCTGGTGAGCTTCGTCCGGTCGGTGAGCATCGCCTTCCAAGGTGTGTGGTTCGTCGTCATGGGCTTCATGCTGTGGACGCCCAGCCTCATCCCCAAGGGCTGCTTCATGAACCTGGAGGAGGGGCACATGGTCGTCCGCTGCCACACCGACGCAGCGCTCCACCGCGCCAAGTCCCTCGTCAACCTCCAGTTCAGCTGGTACATGGCGGCCATGGCCGTGTTCTCCATGCTGCTCTTCTTGTTCCTGTCCAAGGTCTACCCCGAGGAGCCGCAATACCTGCCTCTTctcaaggaggaggaagaagaggacttGGAGTCACAGAAGAAGCTGATGGAGTCTGGGAGCTTCGTTCATATGGGTAAAAGGCTGAGATCCATTGAGCTTGAGAGGTAA
- the LOC135617546 gene encoding DNA-3-methyladenine glycosylase-like, with product MTVGGSPARFKRTARRNRRNGDSIPRPPPAAPEEAAGCSVDGLRLPSEPAAILPKDFFLVDSLELAPRLLGKFLRRDEVVLQITEVEAYRPNDSACHGRFGITSRTAPVFGPGGHAYVYLCYGLHTMLNVVADKEGVGAAVLIRSCAPISGLGTIEERRGRKAEKPVLLTGPGKVGQALGITTAWSNHPLYTRGGLEVLDGPAPEKILVGPRVGIQYALPEHITAPWRFAIAGTPWISAPKNTLHPP from the exons ATGACGGTCGGCGGATCTCCGGCCCGGTTCAAGAGAACCGCGCGGAGAAACCGAAGGAATGGGGACAGCATCCCGAGGCCTCCGCCTGCCGCGCCGGAGGAGGCGGCGGGATGTTCGGTGGACGGACTTCGTCTCCCCTCGGAGCCGGCTGCGATCTTGCCCAAGGATTTTTTCCTGGTTGATTCCCTCGAACTCGCTCCTCGCTTGCTGGGCAAGTTCCTTCGACGCGATGAAGTCGTTCTCCAGATCAccgag GTCGAGGCTTATAGACCGAATGATTCGGCATGCCATGGTCGATTCGGCATCACTTCACGAACGGCGCCAGTA TTTGGACCAGGAGGGCATGCATATGTGTATCTTTGCTATGGACTCCATACAATGCTCAATGTTGTAGCAGATAAAGAGGGAGTTGGTGCAGCCGTCTTGATACGCTCTTGTGCGCCCATTAGTG GTCTTGGGACTATCGAAGAACGTCGAGGGCGGAAGGCTGAGAAGCCTGTCCTGCTAACAGGACCTGGAAAG GTTGGTCAAGCATTAGGGATTACAACTGCTTGGTCAAACCATCCACTTTACACCCGCG GAGGCTTGGAAGTGTTAGATGGGCCGGCGCCAGAGAAGATCTTGGTGGGGCCACGCGTGGGAATCCAGTACGCATTGCCTGAGCACATCACGGCACCGTGGAGGTTTGCCATTGCTGGTACTCCCTGGATAAGTGCCCCCAAAAACACACTTCATCCTCCGTAA
- the LOC135616198 gene encoding uncharacterized protein LOC135616198, with amino-acid sequence MRIRKRPSSSTCFSVPSLAPLRVSQDPSLQDHPPNSSTGGPVGERLHPVADLPLDPHELGENPNRGRSVVDPFHSDPYPDAKAPSSSGSVQVPKEVEEEEEVMVDSSERWFAQANGSNRTSVSTGAVASEAAQLGETVSPQKNTRGGDENGNGDGGFEGKLREKEKKVKAKARESSGPASANNNCTSVKDSDKEGCDGGAAVVRAGHGTNVNGKRRRSPAVLMEGSRCSRVNGRGWRCCQQTLVGYSLCEHHLGKGRLRSMSSVRGQLGTSKPKWSIDIRNSSVVPLTSPQKLEEEERKPRKQPAIAFDTGVDNIKEEEEEEEEEEEEEKSRTKRKKTGMVKARSISSLLDNTNHPVLSSSPPQAPEVASLPPCHGSEARSVS; translated from the exons ATGAGGATCCGTAAAAGaccctcctcctccacctgctTCTCCGTCCCTTCTCTCGCCCCTCTTCGTGTCTCCCAAGATCCATCCCTCCAAGACCACCCACCGAATAGTAGTACAGGAGGACCTGTGGGAGAAAGGTTGCACCCGGTTGCGGATCTGCCGCTAGACCCCCATGAGTTGGGGGAGAATCCAAACCGTGGAAGATCTGTTGTGGATCCTTTCCATTCAGATCCATATCCAGATGCTAAGGCCCCAAGCAGCAGCGGCAGTGTGCAG GTGCCCaaggaggtggaggaagaggaggaggtgatgGTGGATTCCAGCGAGAGGTGGTTTGCCCAGGCCAATGGCAGCAATAG GACGAGTGTCAGCACAGGTGCAGTAGCGTCAGAAGCGGCGCAGCTTGGGGAGACGGTATCGCCACAGAAGAACACGAGAGGAGGGGACGAAAACGGAAATGGGGACGGAGGATTTGAAGGCAAGCTGAGGGAGAAAGAGAAAAAGGTCAAGGCGAAGGCAAGAGAAAGCTCTGGTCCTGCTTCAGCGAACAATAATTGCACCAGTGTTAAGGATAGTGATAAGGAAGGGTGCGATGGTGGGGCAGCAGTGGTGAGAGCTGGGCATGGGACAAATGTTAACGGGAAGAGGCGGAGGAGCCCGGCGGTGCTGATGGAGGGATCACGGTGCAGCCGCGTCAATGGAAGGGGGTGGCGGTGCTGCCAGCAGACCCTCGTCGGGTACTCCCTTTGCGAGCACCATCTCGGGAAAGGAAGGCTCAGGAGCATGAGCAGTGTCAGGGGGCAGTTGGGTACCAGCAAGCCCAAATGGAGTATCGATATCAGGAATAGTAGTGTTGTGCCGCTAACTTCACCGCAGAAgctggaggaagaagagagaaagccAAGGAAGCAACCTGCCATTGCTTTTGACACTGGGGTGGACAAcataaaggaagaggaggaggaggaggaggaggaggaggaggaggagaagtcaAGGACGAAAAGGAAGAAGACAGGAATGGTGAAAGCTCGATCGATCAGCAGTTTGCTGGACAACACAAATCATCCTGTGTTGTCGTCGTCACCACCGCAGGCGCCGGAAGTTGCATCGTTGCCACCATGTCATGGCAGTGAGGCCAGAAGCGTGAGTTAA